The DNA window ACAGTGGACCCCGTTATCTCCACGTCCTCCTTCATGGTGGAAACCTCTGGGCTTTTTGGGAGACTGGGAGTTGAGGTCTTTGCCTGGCCCTCATCATTGCCCTCAGCACTTCTGTGAACACAGACGCTAGACTTCCCACTGTCTGAGTCAGATGTTTCTTCAGGTAACCCAAGAGAGACCGATTCTGTTGAGTTCCGACTCAAAGGATGGTCTGTGCCTCCTGATGACAGGGCGCTGGCTGCTCGCTCAGAAGCATTCTCACTTTTCACCTCGAGCTTCACCTCTTTATCCTTGttctccttttctgtctttgCCTCATCAAATTCTGAAGCGGCTCCACAGCAGCATTTGGATTTGCCAGATTTAGCAGAGCTCGCGGAATGAACTGACAAGACACTGGGCCCTCTTGTGTCTCCAGCATCAGAGCCATTCAACAACTGCTGCACAGGAGACTTACAACTTTTGGTGGATGCGGCTGAAGCGTCGGGAGAGCGCATCCGTGGCGAACGTGTTCGCTTAGGTGAGAGAGTTTGGACATTAGATTTAATTTTTGGTGCACTCTCATTTGTTACCTTTTTGTCTCCATCCGCTGTTTCAATAATAGAAATACCAGTTTTTCCATTACAATTTGACTTTTGAGATACTGTAGATGAAACATTTGATCTTCCCGATGCAGCACTTGGTGTTCTCTCATTCGTCACATTTTCCTCGTCATCAACTGTAGGCGTTTTAATGGTGACAACATTTGcacttgaatttgatttatgAGAAATGTTGGACCTTACTGAAGATTTTGACTTGGCAGACATGACACTTTCCACCCTCTCCTGATTTTCTTTAGCTTCACTTGGAACTGGAGATGCAGTTGTGTGATTTGACTTCTGGGACTTGGAGGACTTGGCACTAGGGGCTCTGTCCACCATGTCATCTCCCTCTATCTTTGTACTGTGAGACTTTGCAGAGGAAGCTGATTTATGGGATAAAATACTAGCAGTTCGCTTctcagctttttctgttttgtgtacTATTTCAGAGTCTGATTCTGTGTTTTGATTACTGTCAGATTCATGACATTTGGAGGACTCTGCACTGGGTGCCCTCTCGTTATTTACCAGTTTaagattgttctttttttcttcagcttcATCTGCTGTCTTTGAGCTTGAACATGTCACCATTTCATTGCCATCACATTTAGACCTGAACGACTTTGTAGACTTAGCAGACTTGTCCGATTTAACTGACGTGCCAGACATTTGACTTGGTGCTCTTTCTTCTCCCTCTCCCCCAGGCTCTGAGGCTTTAGTGGACTTATGGGATTTAATAGACTTTGCAGACAGGTTGGACTTTGATGACATTGCACTTGTTGGTCTTTCCTCTACCTCTGTTTCTGTTCCTTTTCCAGTTACCTCTATGGTAGCTTCAACTCCTGTCGCTTTTGCACAGTTACTGCAAGTCGACCTCTGAGATATGCTGGACTTTACAGAAATATTTGAGTTTTTTGATCTAGCACTATCAGGTCTTTCAGCCTTTCCAGCCTTTGCAGAAACATTTGACTTCACAGAGAGGCTACTGGGAGCTCTGTTGTTTGGGTCATGCTCTTCTACAGCTGGATTGTCACTTTGGGATGTGCCTTTAGCTcctgactgacaggtggagtTACGAGACTTGACTGATGCATCAGTCTGAGCTGAAACACAAGATTTGGCTGACAAGGAGCTGACTGCTCTTTCTACAGTGTTCTCGCCCACTGCTGTCTCCCTTGAACTGATGTCAGGAGCTTCACTTGTGTGTTCAGACTTGCTGGACTTTGCAGACTGATTTGACACTACGCTGAAGCTTCTCTCGTCCtctttttttgcacaaatatcAGTGTTGCCCTTACAGCCAGAGTTGTGTGATCTATTGGACCTGTGGCTTGTAGCTGAAGTAGCACTGGGAgccctttctttctctttttgtgtTGCCTGAGGACTGGATGTTCTAGACATGGCACTGGATACTTTGCCCTCCAAGATATTTGATGTGGCAGAGAGGCGTCCATTATTGGTGAGGTTGGTTTTGTTGGATTGGGTAGAAACATCTGAGGCAGCATCATCACTGTTAGGAAGGGGGGAGGCTTGGTTGGAACGATTGGTTCTCTGTGATTCCCTGCCACCGGAAACAGAATCAACCTTGCGTTTGCAGCCCCCGCAATTCGGACACACGCTGGTTGTCGCTGACTTTTGAGAGCTTGCTGAGAGTCCTGTGTGACCTGACAAGCCACTTACAGCCCTCTTTATcccttcatcatcatcacaggCCCCTCCTTCCTCTGATTCTGGCATCCTGGTTACGCTTATTTTAGATGTGTTGCAAGGGACTTGATCTACCTCATCTGGGCCAGCTGAGCAAGCGGCAGCTCCTCCACAGAGACAGGAAGAGGCTGCCGACACTGCCCTGCTTCCTAGCTCTTCCTGCTCCTTGTGTTTGGTAGAGTGGAAAGAATTGGCTGAGACGTCATTTGTTGGCTTTTCGTGCAGTTGAGTTTCAGGGGTTGGGGACGGTTCATTGCTATGGCAACACCGTGAGATGCTTGGTGGCAGATCATCGTCctcatcatcttcatcctctTTCAACGACCGAAGGACATGTGAGGAGCTGCTGACTGCTGACGGCGGGCGATCTTCTTCGTCCTCAGCTGACTTTCTGTTGAGTGGTTGAAGGTTACTGTCCGCGACAACCACTTCACTTCGACTGCAACACCGGCTCACCTTGTGTACCTTAATATGGGTGTCCCCATCCTGCTCTACCTCTAATCTGTGCTCAACCTGCTCGGTTACACACATTTCCTCTTGGACCAGTTGGCTCTGCTCTGAACCTGAGCCACCCCCGCAGCTGGAGAGCCGTGCTCTGCAGCGCACCACCCTTCTTGAATTGCACGATGAGGAAGAGCTAGAAGAGTGTGTATGTCTCATCATACTGTGGGTGTGGCTGGGTGCATGTGGGGGTGGAACAGGAGCTGATTTATGGCTGTGTGCAGGGTTTTCCCATAAGTCGTAATGCTGTTCATGCCTCTGGTGGCAACACGGGCAGCGGTTCCCTTCCAACTCGCACTGCAGCGGCTGGCTGGAATAGTCCACACCGTCCTGATCAAAGGATGTTGAATCAGGGTCAGAACAACTTTCTGACTGGCCCTGCTGGAGATAATGAGGCTGAGCCTGACTTAGAGGGCAACATTCATTGCTCAGAGATGGAGATTTTTTAATTTGAGTGGACCACTGGAGGGTCTCGTCATTCTGGAGGTGAAAACGCACCCTCATCTCCACTGAGAGGCTGCCATCTTTATTTACCAGAACACGCTTTTCAATGTCATCATTCATAATCGCTGGCTTTCCCTGGGGGCATGCGGTGACACCATTGCCATATGACTTTtcagaggaaaaagagaaacgTGCCGAGCGGTTTGAGGAATCAGAACGAGGGTGAATGATGCTCTTTTTGGTTTCCAGACCAAAGTTAActgaaggaaaagagaaaagtacaatatttaacaaaatgtatTCCCTCTTTTTCTTGTACCTTTTAAAACTTGTCTGTTGTTAACTTGCCCAGTTGTCTAAAAAACTCACCATTTTTCTTGCTTTCATGTCCTTCGCTGTACTCACTGGCTCTGGATTGAGCTCCATGAGGTGGGGACCTTATTCCTTGAGTAGCAGGGGATCGTGCCCCATTTCCAGGAGTCCGGGGACCCAGACCAGGGAGTTTCTCTTCTGAACTTTTCCTAATAAAGTTTATCAGCAAGGGGCTGAAGGCTTCCCGGCCAACACACACCAGAACGCCTGGACAAGTCATCAGGCTTTGAACGCTGTCAATCTGGAAAAAATTCACCAGAGTCAACAGTTTTCACTAAAATGAGCAACCTTTGCAAAGTTATACTATGCGAATTCAAATAGATATAACTTTTTACCCTGCGTCCCTCTACAGTGTAGATCTTGCGGACATGAAACTGCATCACTTCGGACACCTCATCTAAAAAAGCTCTCAGGCTCCTGGCTGTCCTTCTGCTCAGGACCACGCTCCTCCTCATCCCCGGTTCGCTGTTCTTCACCAGCAAGATCCGTCGCTGTCTGTAAGGCATATGCAAATGGCCAGGTGGTGTTGCGGATGACGTTTCAGGCCTCTGGGGCCTCCGGTTGTGATGGTACCAGATGCCTGAGTGTTTGTTGACCAGCTCCATGTTTACTGGCTTCGCCTGGCGTCGGTCAGAGCAGAGGTAGCAGCCACCATCCTGGAGCTGCTCCAGGTGTTTGATGGTGTGAGTGCCACGAGGGGTGGTCACAGTCCGCACACCAAATGGCAGCGGCACCTGTGGACAAATTGTACATAAATATCAAATGTGACTGTTAATCTGTCTCTATCTCGTACCCATGTATTGCTCTCCCTACATTGTATAAAGCACTGCTGATCAGGACAAGGCCGTTTTAGCCACTTAACATCCACCAGGTCAGTGATGACCCATCTAGGGTTAATTAAATATCCACCCCATTTTGTAGGATTTTCAATTGTTTGGAACATGTAATGACAAAGTAATTgggatttaatttgaaataaacAGTTCCTGAAAAATTGCTTATTTATCATGTGGCTAAAGCAAAACCCAACCATAACCTTTGATTAGCGTGGATGTTAAGAGGTGAAAAGATCTGCATCAGTAAAGTCAAAGCCACGTACAGCCTACTTATATCTTAGTGGGCCAGATGAGTGAAAATATGtgataaatgtataaaattaaagaaaatgttgtgGTAGTTCATTGCTCAGACTGTCCTGTAAGTATAAAGCATAACATTTTTGTTAATTGACAGAAAATGtctgttcttgtgtttttgttttgttttttacactgtGATATTACTTTTGTGTCGTATGGATGGCCATGAGAGAGGTCTTTATTAGTAGGAAATGcttaaatacagttaaaagtctaaaatttatacatttatatccTACTTCACATTTTGCAAAGCTGTCCAAGGGCCATATTGGAGTCTTTTACTCATCAGTTCTGGTCTCCAGGCCtaatgtttgacacccctgaccTATATGCATGCATCTAAGCGTTCAGCTTCAAAAGAAGTCTCTACTATAGTTCATCTAACCTTTTGAGAAAGGTCGTCCAGCAGGGCGTCAAAGCATTTGAAGCTGCGCTTGTGGATGGCCATCCTGACGCCCCCAAACTGGCTGTCACCACTTTTGTAGAATGTGATCCGTTTGGCTGGGGTGGTTGAGGTCACGTGAGCAGGGCGCGAGTTGGAAGGGGGCGGGGCAGGGATGGGGAAGACATGTTTAAATGGGGGCCGGGGGTTCCACAGCCCTGTCTGGACCGAATGCATGCTGTGGTCTCACACACACCTGGGAAACACACAAAGATAagaacatgtttgttttttctgtaggttactgtttatttttctggTCCCGTGCGTGCTAATCACACTCACAAGAAGAACAAGTCTTAATCAGGATGTTTAATGTCGGATTTAGGACAGGACATCCGCTGGAAGGACTAGCTGACATTGGTGGGAACAACCTTCTGTATCATTTACAACTAAATTCTAATAAGAAGCTGTCACTTTTCCACCTGCTGAGGTGAATGtgttattttctgctgtttaaacAGGCAAAAAGACCAAAACTCGTAATGATTTAAATCATTAGGAAGTCAATCAGGAAGTTTAGAAATTTCTAAACTTCCTTGACCTTTCTAGAAAAAGACATTTACCTGGATTCCCTCAAAATTTTCTGTGCagtgtgcccccccccccccccccccttgatcattgatcagtttcaatttgttttttgaATAAGAACTGCAAATCCTACAAATGTATCAAAGTTCAACAAAAACAAGCCACATACTTTAATGTAAATTAACAAGATAAACTGTAGACAAATGCTATATTTACATGGATGTTAAAGGCAGAGCTTTGCACAGGGAGCTATTTTTATTAGTGTGGCCTAGGACACATACAGAAATCCTGTTTGGAACAGACGTAAAAGGTTTCTGCCCTGCTTCTGGAAAGGCAGCATCAATCAGCTTACATAACATAGGCTGAGTATTTCAAACATTTAGCTTTTTTCTCTAGTTTTACAACACATGGATGAACATAGATGAACACAACAAATAACTACTTGTTagttttgagttttgatgggTTTCAGGTCTGTATCGTCACACATATTAGCTTATATAATACATAAAGTTATAAAACCACAAGCTAATATCACGTGTATGTTGAAAGATCTGCTGTGGCGACCCTTAAATCCTTCAGCATCAAGACAAATATCACTTTTTCTACTCAGTACATGTGGTCACAATGTGCCTCTTGATTGTTTCCTGTTATGTCTTCCGATAGGCTTAGCAGGCTTTTAAGTCTCATGAGGCCAAATCAGTGTTGACACTGCTTCTTAATGCCTCTTTAGCTCAGTCTTTCCTAATAACATTACATCAAACATATCATTTAAAATTCTATGAAGGGCACAGTTAACCCAACATTTAGGCACACGTTAAACAGGTTTTCAGTGTAGAAcagcacaaataaaactgactgtAACGTTTATTTTACACTTGAAACTGACTCAGTCAATCTCATATAACTTATTCTGGCTTTTTTCTGAAATGGACAACAAAGTTGCTTTTGATGTGCAACATTAAAAGCAACCACTGAAGCTGTGGGAAAGTGATTATGCTGTGGGACTAAAGGAAGGTCTTAGGCTTACAGCTATGCTGACGTCCATGTGGACTAAGCAAGTTTTTCCAGCAAAGAGGCAAGTTAATCCAAGCAAATGTTAGCTTAGAGCTTTCAGACACTTCAACACATTCAGTTAGTGTTTCATTATCACCCTCTGCTTCTTTCTCACTGCCATTCAAGATTTAATGGAATCAATATATCAGTGGaataaaggaatattttcaCTTTCTGTTAATCTCATCTAGTTTCTTCAGTGCTATTTTTAGACTTAATGAATTACAAATACTtcttaaaaactatttttttagaAGCACACCAACAGTCCCAGTTTATATATGACAAACAAAGCTTAAAGTTCTCACATTTAAGCAGAATAAATGACTCATCTGTTAAATGAAAAGCTGTGGACGGACTGCTCGATGGAGCGAAAATTTCATATCtaacacacagatttttctttCCAATACAAAACTCTGACTCACATATATTAGCCTTTAACACATTACACTAAAGCAAACCATTAACAGATAACAGCATTGTAGGTTTAAGCCTTTTCAACATGAAGCTCTATTATTTTCCCATGAAAGCATTATTATagcagattttatgtttttgctcgTTTAGAATCTTTTTCAAATGATTTGAAGATGCTTACCATTGTCGTAAAAGAACAGGAGAATGACTGGTACCACTAATTAACAACCACTTTTTCCATGCCATATTAGTTGCACTACTCACATATTCAGGAAGCATGGTCCAAAGAGGTATGGAAAAGCTGAAGAGAAATTTATGGATATCTAGTCAGACCAGGAGACTGGTTTGCAGTATTTGTGCAGTAAGTGTGTATGGTGGCGATCCCCGAGTCATACGTGTACATATACAGCAGAGTCCCTGATTCCACTCTCCAGCTCTCAGGGTAAAATGGCAGATGGACAAGAGGAGGGAGGAAGGGAGTGGGGGTGGAGAGAGGAGAACTGAGGAGATAGGAGAAGACAGGAGGGGTGAGGCTAAGGATAGAATGAA is part of the Pelmatolapia mariae isolate MD_Pm_ZW linkage group LG23, Pm_UMD_F_2, whole genome shotgun sequence genome and encodes:
- the rp1l1a gene encoding retinitis pigmentosa 1-like 1 protein, translated to MHSVQTGLWNPRPPFKHVFPIPAPPPSNSRPAHVTSTTPAKRITFYKSGDSQFGGVRMAIHKRSFKCFDALLDDLSQKVPLPFGVRTVTTPRGTHTIKHLEQLQDGGCYLCSDRRQAKPVNMELVNKHSGIWYHHNRRPQRPETSSATPPGHLHMPYRQRRILLVKNSEPGMRRSVVLSRRTARSLRAFLDEVSEVMQFHVRKIYTVEGRRIDSVQSLMTCPGVLVCVGREAFSPLLINFIRKSSEEKLPGLGPRTPGNGARSPATQGIRSPPHGAQSRASEYSEGHESKKNVNFGLETKKSIIHPRSDSSNRSARFSFSSEKSYGNGVTACPQGKPAIMNDDIEKRVLVNKDGSLSVEMRVRFHLQNDETLQWSTQIKKSPSLSNECCPLSQAQPHYLQQGQSESCSDPDSTSFDQDGVDYSSQPLQCELEGNRCPCCHQRHEQHYDLWENPAHSHKSAPVPPPHAPSHTHSMMRHTHSSSSSSSCNSRRVVRCRARLSSCGGGSGSEQSQLVQEEMCVTEQVEHRLEVEQDGDTHIKVHKVSRCCSRSEVVVADSNLQPLNRKSAEDEEDRPPSAVSSSSHVLRSLKEDEDDEDDDLPPSISRCCHSNEPSPTPETQLHEKPTNDVSANSFHSTKHKEQEELGSRAVSAASSCLCGGAAACSAGPDEVDQVPCNTSKISVTRMPESEEGGACDDDEGIKRAVSGLSGHTGLSASSQKSATTSVCPNCGGCKRKVDSVSGGRESQRTNRSNQASPLPNSDDAASDVSTQSNKTNLTNNGRLSATSNILEGKVSSAMSRTSSPQATQKEKERAPSATSATSHRSNRSHNSGCKGNTDICAKKEDERSFSVVSNQSAKSSKSEHTSEAPDISSRETAVGENTVERAVSSLSAKSCVSAQTDASVKSRNSTCQSGAKGTSQSDNPAVEEHDPNNRAPSSLSVKSNVSAKAGKAERPDSARSKNSNISVKSSISQRSTCSNCAKATGVEATIEVTGKGTETEVEERPTSAMSSKSNLSAKSIKSHKSTKASEPGGEGEERAPSQMSGTSVKSDKSAKSTKSFRSKCDGNEMVTCSSSKTADEAEEKKNNLKLVNNERAPSAESSKCHESDSNQNTESDSEIVHKTEKAEKRTASILSHKSASSAKSHSTKIEGDDMVDRAPSAKSSKSQKSNHTTASPVPSEAKENQERVESVMSAKSKSSVRSNISHKSNSSANVVTIKTPTVDDEENVTNERTPSAASGRSNVSSTVSQKSNCNGKTGISIIETADGDKKVTNESAPKIKSNVQTLSPKRTRSPRMRSPDASAASTKSCKSPVQQLLNGSDAGDTRGPSVLSVHSASSAKSGKSKCCCGAASEFDEAKTEKENKDKEVKLEVKSENASERAASALSSGGTDHPLSRNSTESVSLGLPEETSDSDSGKSSVCVHRSAEGNDEGQAKTSTPSLPKSPEVSTMKEDVEITGSTVSQKSNSTGRKSGSVVDIPTIETPSGEENGLQKAEKAASTISVRSSRSNKSSCNCKSKEKHANASSTKVGNGSETENMKSAPVTNGSNDRNSSAMSSAGAKVQIKSSANTTAKTVPGNSENNGTENQENPRAASEAKQEEDTAYSKVISSQSPCCLRAESADLASDQSKEKDQVECKSRFSTGSDCGSVKMASSLKKGTPIKSSSPCPLHSKVETCSESTLSQSLSAADLLKETMTAARPCSRQSKASKSSDKSKSKKSGMCQRSSNQMDKREELTPACLPNTSPSEVVSDWLRSIPANSSMLALGDEFNEEELTPKEMEEMPGGELAQESPEGEKLEVEEKGDPEEDEEKEDEAKCEIAQEEKGSDPTSGDAEGTSGYPSALLLQSEALPRSWQSSAAVMKVLLSSSLGRCRSMPEVSPVYGRRLSTSARGLLDCLAQLQLIEPALGPGCDVQKGRSQQYEDIMAILHSLWLTEPGNIEAKEAKENKNSSPEQVTPPRSSSGVDMSSGSAGSGKENGNQGGDETPPKERESLHAHEVAENIVEEEEEGNAMAGDTEIETEHKETFTDQAKADTAEEPVQSEEAPQKSESSKPSESSDKTSAKDGSKSPTDNERETLEDSSTGTPPTVLRAPLAKRPSQDPDPVWVLHLLKKLEKQFMDHYINAMAEFKVRWDLDDSLILDTMICELRDEVSRRIQSSIEREMRKIQGRAGRGGRLPRPPQGTHLSRESTTTEKRRQMLKIMKKQSVKTGDSLSDGEMTGEFSDQRSDDEYCPCEACVRKKMAARPFKTNPLAAEAPVMKDFDLLKILQLKKSPAPATVPQPAAVEDESQAAVDDDGRNLDVVQEEEEDDETKEDIRAVVVLEETIAEEDEEAEKENDDGKAREEEETEDEQEENEESGASKEEQEEEGTSGEEVREDETSETGEEDEERQCKCTRNEEESDQEEEGEEQTGEDEEEMGEDETEENEGDTGTGEEEETSDQDTVKEASVGKGETPENEESDERVDDKEKPTEGESEEEGEDSAAETTENEKSTLSKEVAERDSASAEGEGDEEDGTGEGESSEEQEGEASEEERTSPQGQDAIPAACMTEGEEADAEDSDIDSKRSSDTTADKSGSEEKEESGEDKDEEEDAVKEFKPEEEDKANGSKREDGALLHQFTRTSVESQPGSLEDIDTESPQNPVDSNEVSKTADSISTGGSNGQRRSRSPARAKQLKPKEG